The genomic region ctttatttttttttcttttcttactcattttccctcttttttcttcagtttttataTTTATTTCTTGTTTAcacagtttttttttatttttttatttatagtTTTTCTCGGGTTTTCCATTCTTTTTTGCATTTATTTCTTCAAatttaatttacatttttttatgttttcattttttggaggttttctttgtttctttttgttttcatTTTACATTTCTTGTATATGTCAAGAACATTTTCCTAATACATGTTTAAATTTTTCccaatacaaatttaacatttttacAATACATGGACAatgttttttcaaattcttgattaatatttttttaaacaaGATTAAGGttatttgaatacatggtcaacatttttcctatatacacttttaaacattttcaaatgcttcattaaaaaatttcaaatacatgattactTTTTAAACACATAGTCAAGGTTGTTTCTATCCACATTTCACATTTTTTGAATACTAGATTTTGCATTTTTCAAATAAAGATTAACATCTTTAACACATTGTCAACATtgtctctatacacatttaacattcttTAAATGCTCGACTAACATATTTCACATACTTGTCAACATTTCTTAaatgcttcattaacattttcttcTAATAGAAGATTAACATTTTCTAATACATGgccaacattttttaaatgcttgattaacatttgtcACATAGTTGTTCAACTTTTTTAAATGCAtgctttttatttttttcaaatacaatattaatattttttatcatatttaaaaaaatcaaatgcttgattaacatttttattacATGGtaaaaaaatacacattaattatTTTTTAGATGCTTGACTAAAAATCTTGACATACTTTCtctacatttttttcaaatgcttaaaTAACTTTCTGACAATATATGATCAATTTTTTCATATACATTTTGATTTTACGTATTCATTTTTTTGTATACATGACAAATATTTTCGCTATACATAATTAACATCTTCAAATGTTTGATTACCATTTTTCAAATGTTCATGCAGAGTTTTTTCAACATATATAATTATAGTATGTGAAACTATAAACAAATTTaaaattaaagaaaaaataaaCCAAGAAAGATGAAAAAATTATGCTGTGGCCAAGAGTGCGCCTAGGCTGGCCCATCTGGGGCTCCCCTTCAGGTGAGGGTTCCCTCGGCCGCACACCGGGCCGACCCATACGCTTGCGCGACTTCAGCGAGTTCGGAAGGTTGCCTCGCTATAAATGAGGTATAGCCGTGCCCGCATCTTGCCAGAGGAGCATCCATCTAGGCGGGTCATGTTCGGCCAGGCCGATCAACCAAGGATTGCCAATTGCATTCCGTCCAATGCTCGACCTGCTACACCTTTGTTATGTACCGCCTATAGAGATATGTATCGTACAGATCGTCCACTAGCACTGCCCATTTGGGGAAGGCAGCGGTTCATTGCGACAAGATTTAGCCCCGTTTTAGGAAGGTTATGAAACATTCCACCTGGTTTTGGCAAGGTCCCTGTATTTTCCAGTTTTcacttccttttccctttttttcctttttatttcctttttccttttaaattcGTGAAGATTAGTCAAATTCACGAACGTTCTTTTAGTTCATGATTTTATTTTCAAATTCCCAAACATTTTTCCATGTTCAAGAACAATTTTTGGATGTGTGAATTTTTTTCGAGTTAAAGAACATTTTTTTACAATtcctgaacattttctaaattcattGATATTTTCTAATTCAATACATGTTTTTAAAATTCACTAACATAAATTAATATGTGAAATATTTTCAATTAATGAAGAGTTCGAAATCCAAATGTTTTCCTAGCTCTCAACATTTTTTCGAATTCAAGagcatttttttgaattcatgaacactttttgcAGATTCGCAAACTTTTTTGAATTTCTGAATTTGTTTTTCAAATTCACAGACACATTTTAAATTTGTTAACATATTTTAAAACTTATGTAAAGTTATGAAATTGACATTCAATTTTTATACTTGTGAAATTATCTTCGTATTCATCAACtttttcaaattaaaataaaaacaaagtaCGGAAAATCTAAAGTGAGAAGAAAAACACGCAAGTTTCTTTTTGAACATAGTACAGACGCAAACGCTCATACATATACATGCATACACTCACACATAGGAACGCACacatgcaccccccccccctatgAGCATCTCTGAGAGACTGAGCCAACATGTCATCTTGCGATTTTGCGAAGTCAATATAGGCGCTTCAtagtcgacgggaacatctccttcCACAGAACGCGCATCaccgaaaattctgaaataaatccagaataaATGCGAGCATCGGGATTTGAACCCTGTTAGGATGGGGATATCACTGCCCACCTAACCATCCAAACATATATTGGTTCACAACAGGCAAGTTTCTGGATGTCGTGCATGCCTGAGTATGCTGGGCTAGGCCCTTGCAGGGCGCTTACGAAACGGTTGAAGCGTGATTGCAAGTGATGTGTATTGCTCGCTAGGAGCGATACATATTAGTTCCCGGCCTGCTGGGTTCACCCCAGGAAGATGGCCCAAGGTTACAATACGCAGTAAAAAGCCAGCCCATGTGTTCAAGGCCTAAGAGATCTTGGTTTTTATTACGATGTGCATTGCTAATTTTGTCTCAAAATGTGCTCTTTTGGGTGCATGCCATGGGAAAAATAAGGAAGCTCATGTTTGGCGCCCGCTAGCGCGCTCGCACGCCTAGCGTAGAGGGCCGACCCAGGAAACGCAACCAGGCACAAGGAAGGAATAGGCGAAAATGTGGTGCAACCAGGATTCATTCTCTGACCGCCTATAATCAAACATTCGAACATAGCCACTAGAACGAACTGCCTTAGCTGTTTATTTTGAGGACAAAACCCCTTATTATAAACCCATCCTATTATGAGTATTATTTCATGATTAAATGAAAAACAATTATGAAAGCAACATATAAAAAAAGTGATTTTGAAAAGGTTCGTACAAACCGAAGAAAATCGTGAATTTGAGAAAACttcacgaatttggaaaaagtttgcAAAATTTAGGAtaaagttcatgaaattttaaaaaaaatcacaaatttgtaaaaagttcatcgatttcgaAAAAAATCACAGATTTTGAACAAAAAGTTCACcaattaaaaaagttcatcgattttgaatagAATTCATAAAATTTCAAAAAATAGTTCACTgacttttgaaaaaagttcaccgaatttggaaaaagttcatcaattttgaaaataggtttatcaaaattttcaaaaagttcaccaaatttgaaaatTTCCATAGAATTTTAAAATAAGTTCATCTAATTTGAAAAGTAAGTTCGTTGAACTTGAAAAGTTCATcaacttttaaaaaaaatcatctaatttgaagaaagttcatcgattttaaaaaaatcatcaatttgaaaaaagtttatcggATTTGAAAGAAATCATCAATTGTTTAAAATAATTcactaaaaatataaaaatttcattgattttgaaaCGAAAGTTCATCTAATTTGGAAAAAAACATCAttgatttggaaaaagttcatgcatttaaGAAAAGAAAGGAAACGGAAAGAAACCATGAAGAAGAACAAAGGAAAAACAGAAAACGAAAAtggaaaaaaggaaaatgaaaaaagaaaaaaagagaaggaaggaataAAAGGAGGAAAGAGTTTAAACTTCGTGGTGCGGTGGTTGTACGAACGAACCCCCACGAGTGCGGTCGCCGGTTCGGTTCTGAGCGAGAGCGCCCGTTTTATTGCGTACTAAAATACACAGTGCACCAAATAGGAATCTCCGAAAAATAATCTGGTGCACAATTAATTGCTGATCCTCACCCTGTCCTCCTTTTTTGCACATAGCACATGATTTTTGCGAGCGCAAATACTGTATTAAAATGTGGTTTAAAAAGACACGGATCTTTTTTTAATAAACTAGTATTTCCTTTGAATATAGCCAACCAACATGCCATTCTCTCATCTCTCTTCATACTTCACACCATTATTATTCACTCAATAAAAGAAGCCATCACACTATTGATACGTTGAGTACTCCTCAGTTGCTACGAGATGAGGTGAGCTGGGACTGGAAAAATATATGGTAGCCTTCAAGGCACTGTCCCTTGGTTGGTGAGTGACTGACTGCATCTCTTCGTCTTGCTCCTGTGTGCAAGAAACCTCCAAGCTCTAGTTCCTCATCTAGTGTTCCTCTCTCTCGTGAATTTGTACATCGTGAAAGGTTAGCTTTCTCACCGTGCTCTTGTTATTCTGCGCTAGTTTATGTCTGTTCCTGTTGATTGGGTGATGATCGCACCATCCCAGCCTCTGATTCTCGAATACTTTCACCAGTTAGCTGTTCCTAGAGGGTTGAAGGAACTGTTCTTGTTTGTGTTTGAGCCTTTCCTCGGTTAGTGAATTTTTGTCCCCTTCTCCCTTTTCAAGGAaaaacaaccacacacacacacacacacagcattCTCGGTTTCTGTCGTTAGATTTCTGGTATTTCTTATGTTTCAGCTAAATTTCAGTGTGTATTTGTGCGGCTGTTTTTCTTGATTTGGATTGTTGTTGGGTTGCATTACTTGCTTTGGTAGACTCTGTTTCTAGGACACAACATATTAGCTTGTAGCCCTGCGATTGTCCGGATCAGTGGTAATGCCTTGGCTACTTTTCGGAATATCGATGTTCTACTTTTAGATAATAAGTTTGTGAACACCAGATGACATGTATTCCTCTATTTCTATTAATATTATAGTATTATGTAAAATAGATAAGAACACATAGTATGAACCCCTGATTCTGTTATTAGGACATATCGTTGCCATTTTAATCAATTATAATTCATGAAATGAGCAATAATGAGCATGCATATGAAATATTCTGGATGGTCCAAATGAACACTGTGTTGTTATGTTTCATATCCATTCTGCTACTATCTTTGATAGTCCAAATTTCATTCATCAGTGACACTGTCATCTATTAGTACAAAAACAGAGTAGTTACTCTGTTTCAACAGCTGGGCTAGGGTCACAAATGTTGGCCCTCTTTGTTCTGCTACTGCTTATGCTAATTGTCCATTCTAGTAAATGAAATGTTCTATCTTTGTGACATTATGTTAGCAATTGAACTGGCAGGTTATACATGGATGACATGGTTGACGCATTGGTTCTTAAGCTTCAGTCAAAGATATGCTACCATAGGGATGCCAGTGTCGAGTACCTGGAAATCAAGTCTATGGTTGATAAACTCGTAGAAGCAAACAAAAAGCTCAAGGATGAGAAAGTGGACTTCCAGGATGTTATTAATATGGTCATAGAAGACAAGGAGAATTTGCAGCATGACTGTCAAGGTTTGTGATCTTTCATATAGCACAATAATTAGTTTATTATGCTGACTCATTTGGTAGCGCAGTAATCAAGGAGCAGGTGGAAAAAAAGGAGGAGCAACTTGAAACTGTAAAGAAGGAACTTGAAGAAGCAAAACATGAACATGTGGCAGCAAAGAAGGAGCTTGAGGAAGAAAAACATGGCCATATTGCAACAAAGAAGGAGCTTGCGGCGGCACAACAACAACTTGCTCAAAGGAACCAAGAGCTGGAGGGTTTAAGGAAGAAGATTCAAGAGAGTGAACATGTACCTTCCACAAGGGTAAAACCTAATGCATACATCCTTCTCCGTGGAAGCCACATTCATATTTTAGCCTTGTTAACTTTATGTTCAGTATTTATGCTTTCTTGTGGGGTCGTATTTTGATTACCGGAGTCTCTGTGTAAGCAGGTAACAAGATCTGCACATAAGCGGCAAATGCTGCTCCAAGGATCGTTGAGCAACAATGCGGATGGACATCGCCCAAAGAAACGTAGGAGGTCCTACCAGCATGCAAGCCAAGATGACAACTTGGAGGTGATCAGGCAAATCTGATCCAGGTTTAATCATAAATCCCTGAATTTGTACTGATCATCTACATAGAGACTGAATACACTCTAAATCCATGAGTTCGCTCTGAGCATATAGATAGGTGTTGCTtatacacatacatacatacaggtATGGCTTCAGTGACTCTGAACTTAGTACAACCATCTCGCTGATTCTATTATACTGGAGTATAAGATCATATGAGCACACCAACATTTAGTTAAGTTAGTCCTTGCTCCTGATTGGAGCATCTGACTAGTTTTATCGCCGGTTTTGGCTTGAGCATTAGCTTATGTTCAATTATTTAAGACACCAAGATGCTACTAATTACCATTTGTTATTCTGTTTGTGCATAGTCTGTTTAGACATCCTGTTATCTTAGAAAGGAAAAAAGGATCAAAGAAATAAGTAGCAAACACGGAATTGATAGGTTTCAGGTAACATAATGTGATTTTTATGGTCAAGAATTACAGAAACCTTTGGATGCAAGCACGCGCTGCGGGTTTAGGCATCCTAGTTTCAGGTTCTGGTGAAGTTACATAGCTGAACGAGTTACTCaacgtattttggaacggagggagtagcttctaAACCTCGACCACACCTCTTGTACCTTTTGCTCTGTGCATGCCACAATTACCTTTTGATATTGAATCACTTTATGTCGCCACATATCAGGCCAGGAGGGTTTTCTCTTCCATAGTCAATCGAGTTCCTATGCTGCATAAGTTTCTGCGTTGAGCTCATACTTACCTTCTGTGGTCGCGCAGGTTGTGTGCTAGCAGTTGGAAGCGAGGAAGGAAGCCATCATCTTAGCAGGCCATGACTAACACTAGCAACTAGCAAGCATGGAaaaaagttactccctccgtttgttTTTATAAGACGTTCAGACAACTTGCTTTGTGCTGTTTTTGAACAGTGTCTGAAagtctaaaacgtcttataaaaacaaACAGAGGTAGTACTATGTTAGCTACCTATGACACTGATGTTGAATAGTGTTACAATCCCCATTTCATGCATATTTTAGCATCTATTTGACTCCTCATTTCAGAACCTTGGTGTGTAGAAAACTTCACACTTCGATTCGTGCTTCTACTAAGAACCatgatgcataaatattttaagacTTAATTTGGTGAAACCTTCATTTGACGGTCCTTATTCGGTTATCCGGTGTTTGCGTTCTTGGAATCACATCTCTCTCCATGTAATGCGATGCCTGAAGAGTGAAGAATAGTGGCTTGGTCTGGGTCTGCACATGCTAGTGCATTGTTGATTTATTTGCAAGTAGTGGTAATGTCGTTCTTGCGTTAGATTGTGTTTCCGTAACCAGCGGGAGCTCTGCCCTTTACTACTGTAGAAGAGGGGAAACCATACAATCAGTTGAGAGTGAGCTTAAATTGCTAGTCCTTTTTTAAGAAAAAAGAAGATACGACGTTCAGCACTTCGCTGTGTATAGCGAACGAGTCTGAATCGCTGTCATGGCACAAGCCTTGCGCCATGATTTGCGTTAGGAAAACGGACGGTAACCAGTGCATTCGCTGGGAAAACGTCCCCAACGAACGTTCGCTGGACATCATTTCCGATAATAGAGTTCCCCTCTGCCAACCACTGCTAAGTATTGTGAAATCTTGACAACATGCAGAGACCATATCAGCACATAAACATGATTGCCTGATCAATGTAGCAATATGGTACTGAACTTAATTACTAGAGTAGATTTACCATGTTTGCATCTGCCATCTGGCCAGGCCGCTGAGTTTACAGATTCAGAGAAAGAAGACAAGTGAACCAAGGAAATAAACAGGGGTCGATTCAGATGTTACTGCACGTCTGAATCAGCCAGATGTAGCTATTTCCATACATCATCGATTCATCGGTTGTCAGCTCATCATTTATCCATGCCAATCCAAACATTGCTCGTTGTATCAAAAACAGAGGAAAGACAGAGGATAGAGGTCCTTGATGGGCGATGGAGTTCGGCTCGTGGAGGCCTAGAGGCCGGGAGCAACCCAAGAAGCTGAGAGGAGAGGCTGCCGCGTCGCCAGGAGCAGCGTTTAAATTTTTTCATATACGGGTTTACCATTTTTCATATACAGGTttaacatttttgtaatacatggtcaacattttttatacatatttTAAATAATGGATTAACATTTTTcagatacaagattaacatttttttataCTACATAATCAACATTTTTAATAAACACATTTTaaatttttcaaatgcttgattaacattttcaaatacagaTTAACatgtttttaatacatggtcaacatttttctactatacacatttaatatttttcaaatgcttgaatatttttttaatacatgtataatattttttgtatacatatttaacatttttcaaatgcttgattaatatttttcaaataattgtTTAACATTTGttttaaatgcttgattagcaTTTTGAAAATTCATGATCGAATTTGTTCCTGCTTCTTGTTTTGTACGCCAAGTCCTCTGGAATCTTTCTTGTATATGTTGTGGGCTGCCTGATACGTCCCATGATGGAATCAGCATGGAGTACTCAGCCTGGCCCACTAGGCCAGGAGTCAGCAAGGtgagagaccccccccccccctatgcgGAAACCGTCACCTGACTCCAACGTCCCTTCCTTGACTGGGCCAGCCTATATGTATCTCTCTCCAttactggttttgggaaccttccaaaGAGGCTCCCTCATTTTTCCTATTGTTGTCTCAAAAAAATTCCttatgttttttgttttatttttttatttatttgttttcttttttctgttaTTATTTTTCCAAATTAATAAGTGTTTTTTCGATCCATAATGTATTTttgaaatccatgatttttttaaatttcatgAACATTTCTAAAATTCGTATTTTTAGAAAAATCATGAactatttttgaaatcatgaagTTTTTTTAAGTTCAtgaacaaatttttttttgaattcatgaacttgtCTCAAATCCGAGAACTACATTTTGAATATTTTTTTAAGCAATTGTTTTTCCTTGAACATTTCTCTAGAGCGACAGAAAAAAGAAAACAAGGAAGCAACTTTCACTGGAGTGACTGCAAGAAAAAATAACACGGCGAGCGAATCAAACTGAGCTAGCATTACATGGCCGGCCCATACATGCGCCTTGATGTACTACAGGCTCAAACTGGCGCCTAAAATATTGACGAGAAGCTGTAAAAGGGGGAACAACCAAGACAATAGACCTCGAAAATCTCACTCAAGATACAATCAAAAACTTTTCGTTGTTGTGCAACCATAGCTCTTGTCGGCgatgaagaacatgaagaaattcaacaactGAAGTCCCTTACCTATAGAGGACGAAACCTCATTAAATCACCGCAATATTATACAGTTACATACAGGGGCGGAGCCAAGATTTGAGATTTTGATTCTGGTTGGTAGTTGTCGTCGTATCTTATGGATCGGGATCATGCGTCCAAACGATCCAACGATGTTCATACGAGTGATCAATTTCAGTTCGCATGTGGGAGAAAGTTCATAGGTCACATAATGTGCATACCATTATCTATTTAATTAGGTACTAAGCTCTTTGTGCACTGGGGATATGCCCTAAAACTGCACTCGAGCTGCACGCGAGCTACCCTGATGGGCCGGACCAGTACGGAGTGCTTTAGCCTGAGGGTGGGTTCGAAGCCGCACTCTTCTTTTGCAAAAGGAAAAAAGCGCACATGGAAAATTGGAAAAGCAGTGGCTACGCCCAAGTCGATGCACTCcatgatgaacagtaaaatcaaacaaATATAAAAACTTTTGAAAATCTAAAACTTCGTGGCATTGACTATGAACAAATGTTTTAGGCGCTTGCAAAGTTTGGTAGCAAAATAACATCAAATGGACTTCATAAGAGAGTCGTCCCACTaatttatttatctcaacatgcaagtatGTCACATCATCATACAATTATGGATGGGATAAGACACACCTcgacatgcaaccatgcatgagaAAAGACCAACCACCAGACGCAACCATTCATGAGAAATGGATATTTTTTATGGGAGATGGACGATAGAgaatgagtgtcggtgtcaaaaccggcggatctcgggtagggggtcccgaactgtgcgtctaggcggatggtaacaggagacaagggacacaatgtttttatccaggttcgggccctctcgatggaggtaaaaccttactcctgcttgattaatattgatgatatgggtagtacaagagtagatctaccacgagatcaaggaggctaaaccctagaagctagcctatggtatgattgttcggtcctacggactaaaaccctccggtttatatagacaccggataggttagggttacacagagtcggttacaatgataggagatctacatatccgtatcgccaagcttgccttccacgccaagaaaagtcccatccagacacgggacgaagtcttcaatcttgtatcttcatagtcttggagtccggccgtgacgatagtccggctatccggacaccccctagtccgggactccctcagtagcccccgaaccaggcttcaatgacgatgagtccggcgcgttgattgtcttcggcattgcgaggcgggttcttctccagatTCCATATACTTgtcaaatagtgtccggcttctgataaatgtTGCGCTCTTCGGCTTCTACCCCCAATAATGGCAATCTTCCACGTGTTTAAATGAATGCGAACAGCCTGGGTATTTTTATAATTACCCCCCTAGCCGCgcaaatgagccgcccataaaagggGCAAGGATCTAGATCTGAGTCACACCATCTCCCCCTCCGCAAGCTttcatcagagcgcctctgaccaaagcccattccatcatggacagtcgacgcggctcctcttctcgcgctcccagccctcagccaggaaattgggagagatgctcagtcccgcataacAAGCTAGTTAtactccaaaccaagggatttatCCCCCCGGCCTTCTTGGTTCCGGtacgagccggactcgccacctgcaagggcggaaagcaagcggagagcgtccccgatcCCTCTAAAGGAGAGCAGGTATGCTTCATCTCTTATCTAGTAAGAGGCCTCGGATTTCCcatccatccgtttctccgggggctcttggagttctacggcctccaattgcaCCACCTTACTCCTTCCTCCATCCTGCAtgtcgcgggcttcgtggccctttgcgaactATTCTTGGGCGTTGAGGCTCACTTTGGATTGTGGAAGAGAATATTCTGCCtggtaccccgttctcatgaggggtcaatatatcaagtgggaggagccgagctatggcgcatcgccgggaccggatacctatccagaaccccaaagaaggcgtccgaagactggccttcggaatggttttacatggaggacgtcccgctgccggatcctgttcggATCGACCTTCCGGAGTTcaacaacgctcctctgaagaagcgcctaagctggcgccctcggagcccccagagAGAAGACGACCAGGACGTCCGTTAtttgatgagccgaataaggttactggctcaTGCCGGATTGACCATGCCAGGAGTCATGGCAATCTGCATTATGaggggagtgcagccgcttcaatacagaggccaccccatgtgggatttcaacagggaggacgatgctacccgccatggccgcaaagggccggaatCGGTCACCGAACTGGTGAAGACCTTATCTGCCATGtacaaag from Triticum aestivum cultivar Chinese Spring chromosome 4A, IWGSC CS RefSeq v2.1, whole genome shotgun sequence harbors:
- the LOC123083605 gene encoding moesin/ezrin/radixin homolog 1 isoform X1; this translates as MDDMVDALVLKLQSKICYHRDASVEYLEIKSMVDKLVEANKKLKDEKVDFQDVINMVIEDKENLQHDCQVIKEQVEKKEEQLETVKKELEEAKHEHVAAKKELEEEKHGHIATKKELAAAQQQLAQRNQELEGLRKKIQESEHVPSTRVTRSAHKRQMLLQGSLSNNADGHRPKKRRRSYQHASQDDNLEVIRQI
- the LOC123083605 gene encoding moesin/ezrin/radixin homolog 1 isoform X2, encoding MDDMVDALVLKLQSKICYHRDASVEYLEIKSMVDKLVEANKKLKDEKVDFQDVINMVIEDKENLQHDCQVIKEQVEKKEEQLETVKKELEEAKHEHVAAKKELEEEKHGHIATKKELAAAQQQLAQRNQELEGLRKKIQESEHVPSTRVTRSAHKRQMLLQGSLSNNADGHRPKKRRRSYQHASQDDNLEVVC